A genomic window from Carassius gibelio isolate Cgi1373 ecotype wild population from Czech Republic chromosome A11, carGib1.2-hapl.c, whole genome shotgun sequence includes:
- the zmat3 gene encoding zinc finger matrin-type protein 3, whose product MAMNVKNRDAFYSSADYCNIYSSQPVNYGDCSHYFPRMTGPDPVLKPPLSLLCHQPPQPFQAMTPIQNLSPPLMMMPPDPLRFPHCTPLAIKPPPHLQLPPNLPIPAPPVLSPKPPEEDGRAVGADQEATLEELCKPLYCKLCNVTLNSAQQAQAHYQGKNHSKKLRNFYAGSQQPPPIRIAEVVEPVSQQPSATPPTDSANATANQPVSKGASRVILATENDYCKLCDASFSSPAVAQAHYQGKNHAKRLRLAEAQQNATSLDLSNTQRRPRKEGYEYRLMKNRRVQNNTAMPGPYYNPRPRQRIPRDLAMCVTPSGQFYCSMCNSGASEEAEFRLHLESKQHKSRVSEQRYRSEMENLGYT is encoded by the exons ATGGCGATGAATGTAAAGAACAGAGATGCTTTTTATTCAAGTGCTGACTATTGCAATATCTACAGCTCTCAGCCTGTAAACTATGGAGACTGCAGCCATTATTTCCCCCGGATGACAG GTCCGGACCCTGTTTTAAAACCACCTCTTAGCTTGTTATGTCATCAGCCGCCTCAGCCCTTCCAGGCCATGACCCCGATCCAAAACCTCAGTCCCCCGCTGATGATGATGCCGCCAGACCCCTTGCGTTTCCCACACTGCACTCCTCTAGCCATAAAGCCGCCCCCTCACCTCCAGTTGCCACCCAACCTGCCCATCCCAGCACCCCCCGTCCTCAGTCCCAAGCCCCCTGAAGAAGACGGCCGGGCGGTGGGTGCTGACCAGGAAGCCACTCTGGAGGAGCTCTGCAAGCCTCTATACTGTAAGCTTTGTAACGTCACTCTCAACTCTGCCCAACAAGCTCAGGCACATTATCAG GGGAAAAACCACAGTAAGAAGCTGCGCAATTTTTATGCTGGCAGCCAGCAGCCACCTCCCATTAGAATAGCAGAGGTAGTAGAGCCAGTTTCCCAGCAACCCTCAGCCACTCCACCCACAGATTCTGCAAACGCGACTGCCAACCAG CCAGTCTCTAAGGGCGCTAGCAGAGTCATACTGGCCACAGAAAATGACTACTGCAAGCTGTGTGACGCTTCCTTCAGCTCCCCCGCTGTGGCCCAGGCACACTACCAGGGCAAGAACCACGCCAAAAGACTGCGGCTGGCCGAGGCGCAGCAGAACGCCACGTCCTT AGACTTGTCCAACACTCAGAGACGGCCACGGAAAGAAGGATACGAGTACCGATTAATGAAGAACCGTAGGGTTCAGAACAACACTGCCATGCCAG GCCCTTACTACAACCCCCGGCCGAGGCAGCGTATCCCACGAGACCTTGCGATGTGTGTCACACCCAGCGGGCAGTTCTATTGCTCAATGTGTAACTCGGGAGCCAGTGAGGAAGCAGAGTTTCGTTTACACCTGGAGAGCAAGCAGCATAAAAGCAGAGTGTCCGAGCAACGCTACCGTAGCGAGATGGAGAATCTGGGATACACTTAA